From Rhopalosiphum padi isolate XX-2018 chromosome 2, ASM2088224v1, whole genome shotgun sequence:
agtaataaatattgtattaccgTTACctgtttaaattagttaaaaaaataataataacaaacagcTGGCATGTAATACGTATTGCTTTtcatattatgcaatttaaaaaatggcATGTTCTACAACTAGCACAGGgtgaaatatttttgtgtttatcgatgatttaaaaatatataataatacattaataaggCCTTAgagtctaaattttaaattgtcatgtatatattttttaaatatgttgtaaTTTTGATTAGATTATGccataatgtaatacaataatatagtgtgtaatatatataatacctatactacaTATGCTACAACAATACAGGCACATGGCATAATCCATCAAAATTTTCgacataagtatttaaaaaaatgactttgtttaaataaaaataaaacacaatttttaacgTAGGTATGAATTACATACCTAGTTCATATTATAGTACatctaataaatgtttatttgtctATTATTTCTGTTCCATAGGcacaatttcaatgaaaaaattgAGGGTGCTTAAGCTCTTTATTTTCCTGGCATAGCGTTGAATCTCTGCTAAATgtgacataaaaaaatatttgagggtGCCAATTTTAAAATCGGgagtaataataggtacaccCTAAGCACTTATGATCTGTTCTGTGATTATTTTAGGTTgagtttattttagtttaattctttaatatagGTCTAagccttaaataaaaataaaatttttaacttatctgcattaaataagtagtaaccagtaagtataggtaggtaccacaATTTAAGATAATGTCTTAgaataatatcttttaatattatcttaaataatggtacctagtacctactgcCCGATGATGCTACAGAGAGACAGAAAGCTTATAATTACCTAGGTACCTACGTTATAATACAACTAACGAAAAAGAAATTaagtttagaaaaatattggTAGAATtagatatttcataataaataatatataattttatatttttaattaccaagCACCCATCAAACATCTGGGCCGCAATAATTTGTGTGTACGTTAAAACAACCTGAGCcacaaatcataattaataattgtacccCCAAAAAATCTCAGGTCTCAATGTCTTTAGACAGGACGCAACTAGTAGCCACTCAGTGTctcagtataatatacctatacatggcTATATTTCGGTATTAGTGACTAGTGTATTACCTATTGTTTATAGTTCGTGGTATACCTCTTAAATcgccaaacaatattataaattaagctgAACAACTACCGAACTACACATGTCAcagaatactaaataaaaattatcaacaaaaaaaaccatttataacaGGTAATAAGTAATGACATATCGAAGAgtgaaaataaatgaattattcatgtaataattattatttatatgatatggtACTCTTCACGTGACTCGACTCCGTGAAAATTAAACATTGGCGGTGAAAGAGTTCATGGACGAACAAACTGAATTCCCGAACACATGATTGTCAGCCAGCGTTTGTCATTTCTTCCAAGCGCCAGGCGGAGTCACGACAGTCACGAGTCGGTAAAACTGGTGCTCCGTTCGTAACCTCAAAATCCTGTTGAAAACAAATAGTTCTCTTCTCTCTTTTGGCGTTCGTAGCCTGCCCTCGTGTAAGAATCGCGTAGTCTTGTGGTAAGTAAtttcgaattattttaattaatgaacaGCATTTAATTTGCTTTTGTGTACATATTTCTGTTAAATATACCAGTCAAGGCGCGTCGTGAACGAAATCCACGAAAGACTCGATTTATTATTGCCGGAGTTGTTTTTACCTGTCGGTTCTCCTACGTAAACGTGCCACGATATGAATACCTAGCTAATATCTAACACTTATTTTCAGCAAAAATTGAAACCgagtatattattcattattataataataacttcctGTGGCGTTTacaaaaaatttccaaaatcgCAGATTTCGTTCACAACGTTGTTCGTGTGCATACGTGCGTTacgtttgacatattattaatattaattttctattttacttGCAATTTCAGCACAAATCGGCACAATgggtaaaataatgaaatctgGTAAAATCGTGCTGGTGTTATCTGGTAGATACGCCGGCCGAAAAGCTGTCATAATGAAGACCTACGATGAAGGTACAGCAGAAAGACAGTATGGTCATGCACTGGTAGCTGGAATAGATCGTTACCCTAGGAAAGTCACCAAACGCATGTCAcaggaaaaactaaaaaaacgtTCCAAAATCAAACCTTTCCTGAAAGTAAGACTtcttattcaatatatattataatattgctatatcCTACTCGTGtgtgtgataaaatattttttttttgacagttAATTACTTGAGTACATGGATAGTTTGGCCATTGATTccttattgatttaatattttattaactattcatATGGAAggttgattgttttataattattaataatctgaAAACACCGTGTGTCAGTAGTACTAATGGCAAGTACATTCATGTTATTACAAtgacatgtatattttaattgaaactaTTAAGCAATATTCtggtatatacttttaatacatGTCTTTCAAATTGTTCTATTGAAGTTATCAAATTCACATGTATGTTCCAAATAGAAATATCTTCTGTTAAATATTCAGTTTTTATCCaaacaaaaaaaagatttttttataaattccatTATGAAAAGGACATACTGTCTTGGCGATACTGTACCTACATGATGTATTGTCTCGTTTTACAAACTTACAACAAAACTAAGTTACATCAATTTCGTATGTTAACTTTGACATAAATATGCGTCttcttttttacaatattaaagtcTTCATCAAGTAAATTAGGTATGAATATATACtgctatattttacatactcttACTTGTATTAATGAACAGTTAGATTTTACTTCAATGTTAAAGTAACATGTTGATTTACTGTTATTTACTAAGCCACTGTATAGACCAGAATACATTTGTTGCTAGCTGGCATTAGACTACATTACCCTTTATAAGAagagatggttttttttttaaatgtatgctaTTGTTCTGTACACAgcttaatattaaagctaataacgATAAAATTGGTTCTGCtgtttaaaaattgcatatGGTATAGTTCGTAAGGAGCTGATAATATTGTGTGGGTATGATATCCTTTaagtcattaatatattaagtatggtTTTGAATTACCTAGCAGATTATTTACACTCATAACTTCTTAGctgctttataataaatataactgatctgtataaacattttatagatatattattaatttatttattatccatcTACAAGTTTCAGTCTgatgtttttttactttaaatttaaaaaaaaaaaaaaggttttatgtatatcaatactcacagtaataaaataaaaaccatttataaatttatattaattctacCATTTTAGTCtcattacctattttaatttccatatttttttttcaggtacTCAATTACAACCACCTCATGCCGACTAGATACTCAGTTCAAGATGTTACGGTAGACAAGGTTTCACCTAAAGATCTAAAAGATCCAATGATTAAAAAGAAATACAGATTCCAGACCCGAGTTAAATTTGAAGAGAAGtaagatgaaatatttttaaatacatgctATGCCTAAATTTCATAGTATTACAACAATATGCACTTACAAATTTAAACAATCTTAAATTAACTTGGTTCTGTTAGGGTAATTTTAGTATAGAGATATCTTATCTACCACtgcattaatgcattatgaATCAACTATAATAGTCGACTGCTATATGATGACTAAATAAGTCACTTATCATTTTTGTGTAGTTATTTTCCTTAATTTGATGGTTATTCATTTCTGAGTTATGAAAGTCTGGGCTATTGAAGtgttgttttaaatgtaaatacctTTTTGTCAATTTCTGAACTTCCAACTCCAtgcataagtataaaaaattttaatttgtatggagtgtttaaaattaaaaattcaaaaattattgcctgtctatatatatttttaaaccatcTTATGTTgacaataaattttcaaaacttcatTAACTttagttcatattttttatattatgtacatatttcaatttatttccaTGTCCTATGATAGATAATAGGATGCTTGAGCATTAAAGTACCCCTGATTAGATTGctcaaattttatcatttagtaatatttctaaccacactgtataatatgtactgtgTATATGTTTATGATACCATTATAATGCCCGCGTCAAATTTCATGCGTTATTGGTTAAATAACTTCAATTCAAAAGTACAACAACAATCTTACAGCACATCCATTGAATGATATTTTATGTTGCCATTTAGTCGTTGCCcattggtataattttaaatttttatacaatttaagctAATCTTTTGCTTTtgtctaatattatatgtcttaaataaaaaatatttaaatggataTCATAATCTCAAGGTCATCTTAGATCTTAGTCTTGCTTAATATAACAAAACGTAAGTTCTAGTTTCTAAATTTTGTTagcttaaatagtaatattgagttgacctattatcaaactttaagATATAAACATGTGTTCTTATTggggttttttaatatttactttttaacctAAGTTAAtgagtgaaaaatattaaaatttaaatatactcttATTGGCTTATATATGTCGATATTGTAAGTACTTTAATATTCTTACCTGTAAGTTTGATAGTAGGCtaattcattatattgttatagctatgaatataaaattaaaattagtaaatacaaattttccGTGCTGGCACAACAAGTGCCATGGCTATGACAtcttatgtaaattgtattaatataaaattaatatactaaaacttccttgcaaaaaaaaaatagaaaatatgtagctcctaaaaaaacatatttttaagtattaaattctTCTGTACCcaacaaaactttaaaaaagtatCTATAATCATTAACATTTTCACTCTGTATGTGGTTATAAAATTATctgatttcaaaaatgtattgttcatatttcattatatttataaataacaagaaCTGTGTGGTATAGATAGAAATGCTATATTAATGCTTTCTTTTTACAACCTCTATAATAccatatgtattaatataatattgcattttaaataatcaacacTTCATTAATGTCatcaattgtattttgtttacagATTCAAGTCTGGAAAGAACAAATGGTTCTTCCAAAAGTTAAGGTTCTAGTTGACATCATGTAAGATTTATCTCTTTTTAtcggataataaaaaaaaaaaaatcttaagcaatgtgttattatttaataaattaaatcatcttTATGATAAGTAATACATGGTATTAATAGACTAAGTTTTTCTAAGATAACAATATGAACAAATATCCTACCTGCTGAATTTAGAACTGAAGCAAATGTTCATAGCCTCATAGATAGGATTCAATTTCAATGCAgtgcattattttttagatgCTCTTTTGAGTCTAGGACAATGcattttaagtacataatttgtttcatattacaaacatttcaaaattaaaacttatattatcgACTTTTTGTGAATTAAGAAgtaaaaagaaatattgttttcaaaatactttcttttaatagttattagatattattcttGCATACCAAatgttgatattaattattttatatatgaatGTAATAAGTTTTGAAATTGATCGTAATCAAATGTGGGGTTCTTGGCaggattacaaaattaattattaaattaaaggtgcgtttaaattgtatttatttagaatataaatgctgtttatttattaagagtGTCTATTACTGTAATTTTGTGTACctataaatcaaaatgttgGTTATTTCTTAAGGAATTATATtgagttgaaaaaaatattttttagagcaaaaaattgtttttataataaaacataaaatattatatagtatagtttaataataatatatatttaattaattaaataagtagaaTGCAATTAAAAGTACCCTGCAAAGTGTTAGTCTACTACTCCATACtaatatgactaatatataaaatttgattcttgtactaaaattttctaattaatattctactttgaaataaaaaacaacttttttgttttatgtgtgTTACTACTATAACAAaccacaatatttaataataaattattgttataattgttgCATAATACACATGGGTATTATAATCGAATAAATATCAAAACAGTTTAAAAAGGTGGAAATGTAGGATAAGGCATTAATTGGGTATAAAAGTATTCAGGTTGATTGTGAGAGAAATAGTTTACTGTTGAGTTTATGACGAATGATTGTGATTATAATCATATCAAACAaactcatttattttaattacccaGTTCCAGCTGTTTTGCACTACccttaagtattttaaaatatattagcatttatttaaaaatagagtaatacaattatttacaatttagctagtacaaaaattgtgtattgttaaatatactttattgggTGAAGATGAGTAAtagttatttcaatattataaaattattattgtttaaatgttattcattGCTTTTACCTCAAACTGTActgtaactatataaaatattaaagaaaattaaatttgattaaagaAATAGAGTAAACATATGTTAGTGTAATTAACTAATGTTCATTAAAAGTTATAGGTCATTTCTCTAAACCTTTTGGTATACTTGTGAATTTTTTTACGGCAACCTAATGTTTATTTTGTGGatcagattaaaataaaaataaaacaacaagcatcaattattatttttgaaaagaaaagtaattacaatttttttaatattgtagctAGGACACAATAAAAGATACAATTAGTAGTAATTTGagcaaaacaatttattatggaataataaaataaaatacatgtttataaattCGTTGTTTTTGAGATCAGAAATCAAGAGATTTCATGTTACAATGAAGTGGATAATAACTGTAATCTTTAGtctatacagtaaaaataaaaatttgaattaaaaaaaatacttaaattattttttaagcactCAATCAGATCAATTaacaaagaaaaaacaaaaataataaaatactagttaacataaaaaacaccaaataaataacataaatatatttctaatataataaacatttgtacGTGTGTAGTAATTAAACCACATTCAAACCAAAGCAACATAATcactgaatacattttttttcacactTCTAACAGTGACATTGTGTTGATTTATTGTCTGAATGTGCTTTCAAACTATAACTGTgacattataaaacaaaacgatTGTGATCCTAATTACGAAGTACCATTAAGATATTGGTTTCATTTTTGgcagaattttaatttaatatttatttgaaaattgtaatcaataatgttaatatatttcaagTGAATACTCGGACGGGGTATTTGAGTATTATAGACTCTACTAATAACTAAGAAGAACCATCAGGTTCACTTTTACAGTATTGGAGGTAAACTTGATAGGTGAATCAAATTCAGTTGTCACACAAATGAAGCAAACTCAGCAGTTTTTTTGTGGTCTGTATTTgtatcataatacaatttaaatcataaatttgttACTTGCCTAACCACCATTATTTTTAGAGAAGAATTTTTAGATTATTGACATCCTACTGTATGGCCGTATGGGTTATTATTtaactcaaaataaataaaacaacacaATAATCTATCTAATAAACCATAAAACAGTTGCACAATGAGAATATTGTTTAAGATATATGCTGTAATTAgggaagtatattatttttaaagacttaTATGAACttgaatatttactataattacatagtttaaaaaaaaggcaaaatcattataaaaactttttgcaTCAAGGTCAATGTGGGTACCATCACTTCTTCTATCTTATAGTTGCTACACCTTAAATCCatgactatacaatataatctaTAGCTATGTTTTCAagtcttaataaatataaatactatatatttttttcaattatttgatttagctagggatattaaattattaaactgaaaaatatattttatgccgATAAAATGGATTATTAACAATACCAACATTGACTAGTAACAAATATAAGAGTCAatctaacataaattatttttatcaagaaagtttatgttttaaaataacataagtacaaattttaagaaataaaaatacagctGTGATATATCCAATGCTagtccaaaatatattttcactcATACTTACATCCTTGAGAACTAATTCTGGTGAaccattataacaatatatctacaaaacaattatattaatatgattaaaatttatatttatacataatataaacacacaataatcataattaaggAAATATTCAAGATgttttgaaacataaaaaatagaatCTTCAGTTATTTAAGCCTTAAGATATTGCACTGCAGTCATATTGAAATGcatgtcaatattttaaaggtttaaaaaaatctaaattttttttacattaaaatattaaataattgatataataattctatgaaTTGACctttcaaaataatgataaactgTTCAAAgagttcaatttttataaaaaataattggtataaataaataatatattatt
This genomic window contains:
- the LOC132920389 gene encoding large ribosomal subunit protein eL27 — translated: MGKIMKSGKIVLVLSGRYAGRKAVIMKTYDEGTAERQYGHALVAGIDRYPRKVTKRMSQEKLKKRSKIKPFLKVLNYNHLMPTRYSVQDVTVDKVSPKDLKDPMIKKKYRFQTRVKFEEKFKSGKNKWFFQKLRF